The Flexivirga oryzae genome has a segment encoding these proteins:
- a CDS encoding PIG-L family deacetylase — MSTIVFFHAHPDDESSQTAGSMSRASDEGHRVVVVYATGGEHGEVPDDLAPGESLAARRRAEAEASARVTGTARVAWLGYHDSGMTGWEQNSDPESFHQAPLEDAAARLAAILDEEDADVLVGYDWHGSYGHPDHVKVHAVTYAAAERAARTPRVLEETMNRDAMRAQADAARAAGLDMNFDPDGPMDDGNPMGMPEAELHWAVDVSDYLDRIRAAMRSHRSQVSDIGMFMAMPPDVFAKSFGTEYFLERGRPDGMVHGWFLDASPIDRSAGRLLPAEDIPVMQEFDCGTLDVTEEAIIAYASAWDPQYFHVDPQLAATSDFGGLIASGLHTLSIYQKLAVEAVYNKYDVIAGRALREVRFLRPVRAGDGLSCSVTMLSVVPDGPGRCAVVIQGRLRNQLGKPVLEVEVDCLIRSRDRA; from the coding sequence ATGTCGACCATCGTCTTCTTCCACGCGCATCCCGACGACGAGAGTTCGCAGACCGCCGGCTCCATGTCACGCGCTTCGGACGAGGGTCATCGCGTGGTGGTCGTCTACGCCACCGGCGGCGAGCACGGCGAAGTGCCCGACGACCTGGCCCCCGGCGAGTCCTTGGCGGCCCGGCGTCGTGCCGAGGCCGAGGCGTCGGCACGGGTCACCGGCACTGCGCGCGTCGCCTGGCTGGGCTACCACGACTCCGGCATGACCGGTTGGGAGCAGAACTCCGACCCGGAGTCCTTCCACCAGGCACCGCTCGAGGACGCCGCGGCGCGACTCGCCGCGATCCTCGACGAGGAGGACGCCGACGTCCTGGTCGGTTACGACTGGCACGGCAGCTACGGCCACCCCGATCACGTCAAGGTGCACGCCGTCACCTACGCCGCGGCCGAGCGTGCGGCGCGCACCCCACGGGTGCTCGAAGAGACGATGAACCGCGACGCCATGCGGGCGCAGGCGGACGCGGCGCGAGCCGCCGGGCTCGACATGAACTTCGACCCGGACGGCCCGATGGACGACGGCAACCCGATGGGTATGCCGGAAGCCGAACTCCATTGGGCAGTCGACGTTTCCGACTACCTGGATCGCATTCGCGCCGCGATGCGATCGCACCGCAGCCAGGTGTCCGACATCGGCATGTTCATGGCGATGCCCCCGGACGTCTTCGCGAAATCGTTCGGCACCGAATACTTCCTCGAACGCGGCCGACCGGACGGCATGGTGCACGGCTGGTTCCTGGATGCGTCGCCCATCGACCGGTCGGCCGGGCGTCTGCTGCCGGCCGAGGACATCCCGGTCATGCAGGAGTTCGACTGCGGCACGCTGGACGTCACGGAGGAAGCGATCATCGCCTACGCATCGGCGTGGGACCCGCAATACTTCCACGTGGACCCGCAGCTCGCGGCGACCAGTGACTTCGGTGGGCTGATCGCGAGCGGTCTGCACACGCTGTCGATCTATCAGAAGCTCGCCGTCGAGGCGGTCTACAACAAGTACGACGTCATCGCCGGTCGCGCCCTGCGGGAGGTGAGGTTCCTGCGCCCGGTCCGCGCCGGCGATGGGCTGAGCTGCTCGGTGACCATGCTGTCCGTCGTGCCGGACGGCCCCGGCCGGTGTGCGGTGGTCATCCAGGGGCGGCTGCGCAATCAGCTCGGCAAACCGGTGCTGGAGGTCGAGGTGGACTGTCTCATCCGATCGCGCGACCGCGCCTGA
- a CDS encoding uracil-DNA glycosylase, with protein MTSAEMRRDPHPLTGQPFESPVPAGTGWPGDRATGDTPVAGTPAAVRRLARSAGTIDELDARISVCRACPRLVAWREEVATTGRRRSFAQEPYWGRPVPAFGDVDATRLIVGLAPAANGANRTGRMFTGDRSGDWLFAALHRAGFANQPSSMSAGDGLQLRGIRITAPVRCAPPANKPTTAEKATCAPWLERELQLSADTLRVILTLGGIGWDTTISTARTLGWEVPRPKPKFGHGARATLLTPNGPVELVGCYHVSQQNTFTGRLTESMLDDVLALVRELG; from the coding sequence ATGACGTCAGCCGAGATGCGAAGGGATCCCCATCCGCTGACCGGGCAGCCCTTCGAGTCACCCGTGCCGGCCGGGACCGGGTGGCCGGGGGACCGCGCCACCGGTGACACCCCGGTGGCCGGCACGCCTGCCGCGGTGCGTCGCCTGGCCCGATCGGCGGGGACGATCGACGAACTCGACGCGCGCATCTCGGTCTGCCGCGCCTGCCCGAGGCTCGTCGCGTGGCGGGAGGAGGTCGCCACGACCGGTCGTCGACGGTCGTTCGCGCAGGAGCCCTACTGGGGGCGGCCGGTGCCTGCCTTCGGCGATGTCGACGCCACACGGCTCATCGTCGGGCTGGCGCCGGCGGCGAACGGCGCGAACCGCACGGGACGGATGTTCACCGGTGACCGGTCGGGGGACTGGCTCTTCGCCGCGCTCCACCGTGCCGGGTTCGCGAATCAGCCGTCCTCGATGAGCGCCGGAGACGGCCTGCAACTGCGCGGGATCCGGATCACCGCCCCGGTCCGCTGCGCACCGCCGGCGAACAAGCCGACCACCGCCGAGAAGGCCACCTGCGCGCCGTGGCTGGAACGGGAGCTGCAACTGTCGGCCGACACGCTGCGCGTCATTCTCACGTTGGGCGGGATCGGCTGGGACACAACCATTTCCACCGCCCGGACGCTCGGCTGGGAGGTGCCGCGGCCGAAGCCGAAGTTCGGGCACGGTGCCCGAGCGACGTTGCTGACGCCGAACGGACCGGTCGAGCTGGTGGGGTGCTACCACGTGAGCCAGCAGAACACCTTCACCGGGCGACTCACCGAGTCCATGCTGGACGACGTGCTCGCGCTGGTGCGCGAACTCGGCTGA
- a CDS encoding VOC family protein: MSVRLFAITFGAQDPSHEADFWSAVLDRPVGPDDRGGVQLPVTNAGQPLIRFVPRAEPKTTPNRGHFDLTSSSHADQGLTVARALDAGGRRIDIGQGADAEHTVMADPEDNEFCVIPPGNNFLAGTGTIGCLACDGSQAVGYFWSRALQWPLVWDQEQETAIQAPSGGSKISWGGEPIEPQTGYNRVHLDLAVRSEAELADAATQLTSLGATRWAGPVCRGAVGFADPDGTEFCVLVAPSV; the protein is encoded by the coding sequence ATGTCCGTTCGACTGTTCGCGATCACCTTCGGAGCCCAGGATCCGTCCCACGAGGCGGACTTCTGGTCCGCGGTCCTGGACCGGCCCGTCGGGCCGGACGACCGCGGCGGCGTCCAGCTCCCGGTCACGAACGCCGGGCAGCCGCTGATCCGTTTCGTCCCGCGCGCCGAGCCGAAGACGACCCCGAACCGTGGGCACTTCGATCTGACCAGTTCGTCCCACGCCGATCAGGGGCTGACCGTCGCCCGCGCGCTCGACGCCGGTGGCCGCCGCATCGACATCGGTCAGGGCGCCGATGCGGAGCACACCGTCATGGCGGATCCGGAGGACAACGAGTTCTGTGTCATCCCGCCCGGCAACAACTTCCTCGCCGGGACGGGCACCATCGGGTGCCTCGCCTGCGACGGCAGTCAGGCCGTGGGCTACTTCTGGAGCAGGGCCCTGCAATGGCCGCTGGTCTGGGACCAGGAGCAGGAGACGGCGATCCAGGCGCCCTCGGGCGGCAGCAAGATCAGCTGGGGCGGCGAGCCTATTGAGCCCCAGACCGGTTACAACCGGGTTCACCTCGACCTGGCGGTCCGGTCGGAGGCCGAACTCGCTGATGCCGCAACGCAGCTGACGTCCCTCGGCGCGACCCGATGGGCCGGCCCGGTATGCCGCGGGGCCGTTGGCTTCGCCGACCCGGACGGCACCGAGTTCTGCGTCCTGGTCGCCCCCTCGGTATGA